The following is a genomic window from Streptomyces lincolnensis.
TCGCTCAACGAGCAGGAGACGATGATCGGGCGCCGCCGTGACACCGGTGCCCCGCTCGACGGCACCCACGAGACCGACACCCCCCACTACGCCAGGGATCCGCACGGCCGGGCCATCCCCCTCGACGCCCACATCCGCCTCGCCAACCCGCGCACCGCCACAACCGACAGCACACGCCTCCTGCGCCGCGGCTACAACTACGACCGGGGCGTCGACAAGGCCGGCAACCTCGACATGGGACTGGCGTTCTGCTGCTACCAGCAGGACGTGGTCCGCCAGTTCGAGGCCACCCAGACCCGGCTCATCGACGAGCCCCTGGTCGACTACATCACCCCGACCGGCGGCGGCTACTTCTTCGCCCTCCCCGGCGTCCGCGGCCACTCCGACTGGCTGGGCCGCGCCCTGCTCAAGGGGTGAGGCACCGCGGCGGACCTGAGGTGCGGTCCGCGGGGAACGGCGCGTGTAGTGTCTCGCTGCGTGCTGGCTGAACAACGACACCAACTCATCATGCGGGAGCTGCGATCCGGTGGCACGGTCACCGTGACCGAGCTCGCGGGCCGATTGGGTGCCAGTGCGGCGACCGTACGACGTGATCTCCTCAAACTGGAGGAGGACGGGCTGCTCACCCGGGTCCACGGAGGGGCGGTCGTCGAGGACGAGCGGGCGCCGTTCACCGAGGCCGCCGAAGCAGGGCTGCCCGAGAAGGACGCGATCGCCGCCCGGGCCGCCACCATGATCGAGGACGGGCAGTCGGTCATCCTCGACTCCGGCACCACCGTCCACCGGCTGGCACCCCGGCTGCGCGGACGCCACCTCACGGTGATCACCAACAACCTCGCCGTGTACGAGGAACTCGTCCGCGACGACACCGTCGAACTGATGCTGCTCGGCGGCATGGTCCTGCGTGACTCCCGTTCCCTGGACGGCTTCATGACCGAGGACGCCCTGCGCCACGTCCACGCCGACTGGCTCTTCATGGGAGCGTGCGGCATCCGCCCGGGCGGCCAGGTCATGGACACCACCGTCGCCGAGGTCCCCGCCCGACGCGCCATGATCGCCGCGAGCGACAAGGCCGTACTCCTCGCCGACCACAGCAAGTTCCCCGGCACCGGCATGGTGAAGATCTGCGGTCCGGAGGATCTGCACGCCGTGGTGACCGACACGTCGTCGGACGACATGACCTGCACGGCGCTCAGGGAGGCAGGGGTGAGCGTCCTGCGCGCGGCACCGTCCGCCTCCGACGGATAGGGCTCGTCCTACAGGGCGTCCCACACCTTGAACCAGCCGATGTCGTCGTTGGCCCGGTCGCCGACGTAACGGGTGCCGTAGCCGTAGTAGTAGACGGCGCTCTGGCCGTCGTTGAGGACGGCCTGCTGCCCGTCGCAGCTGTTGTAGGTCCTGAACGAGGAGATCATGTAGCGCGACAGTCCTGTGTCCAGGACGTAGCCGGCCGCGTCGCAGGGGCCGTAGTCGCCGTACACATCGGTGACGGAGCCGCCGTAGTCGGCGTGCTGGTACCAGGTCATGAGCAGGGTCGCGGCGCTGCTGTTCGTCGCCGCGGCCGTCGTCCTGGAGTCGGAACAGGTGCGGCTCTTCACCTGGGAGACCTTGTCGCCGGGCTTGACTCTCTCCACGACCACGGAGCAGTAGGTGCGGTCCGGCGTCGTGGAGGCCGACGCCTGGGGCGCGAGCGCGACGAGACCGATGAGTGAGGCGGCCACGCTCAGCGTGGCGGCGGTTCGGGTGGGCACAGACATGGCACTCCTCGCGGCTGGGACTGACAGGGGGCCGTGCACACCGCAAGGCTAGGAGCGCGCCGGCCGCAGCGGTCCCTGACAGATGTCAGGGCATCGGCAGGGCGGCGGGGGGTGTCGTCAGGGCCACCCCGGTATCGGGTGTTCAGGGCCAGGGACGGGCCGGGGCGGGCGCGGCAGGATTTCTGTCGTCGGCAAACGGACCGACGAGGAATCCGCCACCGGACTTCGGGGGAACCCATGAACGAGACCTTCGCCAGGCGCCTGACCGGCCTGGCCGGCATCGTCACCGCGGCCGCTCTGATCATCGAGGTACCGCTGTACTTCATCTACTCCGGACCGCCGCCGGACTCGAACGTCCTGGCCAGGCTCCTCATCGCGATCATCTCGCTGACCTGCCTGATCGTGTTCGTGACGGCCTTTCGCGAGCTGGTCAAGCGGGTGAACCCGGCCTACGAATGGGTGGGTTCGATGGCCTTCTCCGCCGGGCTGGTCTACACGACGGTCACCCTGGTCTCCAGCGGACTCGAAGCCGGCGCGGTCATCGCCGCCGACCATTCCATCGATCCGACCATCACGGTCAGCGGCACCTACATCCTCTACGGCTCGATCGGCCGGATGCTGCTGGCGCTGTTCCTGACCACGATCGGCTACGCCATCTCCCGTACGAACATGCTGCCGCGCTGGACCAGCCGCTCCGCCTACGTCCTGGCCGGTGTCAACCTGGCCTTCGTGCCGTCCATGTTCTTCGGCAACGAGCCGGCGAACTTCTACGCGGCCAACGGCTGGGGCAGCACCGCCTCGATGGGCGCGATCCTCAGCTACTGGCTGCTCGCCCTGGGTATCTCGGTCTACCGCAGCGCCAACCGTGTGACGCCGAAGGCCGACGCACCGGCCCTGCGGCACTGACCGCGGGAGCCCGACCATGGGTGTGGGGCCCGGTCTTCAGGCCGGGCCCCACACCCATGCGCGCGCACGGTTCAGTACGCCGGCTTCAGCACTCCCCCGGGCAGCTTCTTCTCGTCGTCGCGGGCCACGCTGCACATCACATGGCGGAACCCGTCGTCCCACTCGTCGGAGGAGGTCCAGCCCCACATCTCGTGGCCCTGTCCGCGGGCCCAGTTGACGCCGTACTTCTCCTCGCACAGGCTGCCGGTGTCGACGCTGTCGGAGGAGCCCTCGCCGGAGGCCCAGGTCCAGCCGACCACCTGCTCGTCGTGCGGCCGGTCGCAGCTCACCAGGGTCTCGGTGGACGAACCCTCGTCGTCCTCCACGGAGTTGATGCAGTCCCCGGCGCCCAGCTGCGTGATGAACACCTCGTCGCCGAACTTGCGGAAGTCGCCGATCGGGCCGCCGAGGGTGGCGTTCTTCAGGAACAGCAGGCACGCCGAGTCCGGCGGTTCGCCCTGGCCCGTCTCGGGGGTGAGGACGTAGAGCACGGGATCGGGCATGCTCGCTCGCAGTTCCGCGGTACGCCGGGTGCACTCACCCCGGACGGCCTCCACGTCGGCGGCCGTGACGACGGACTGCGCCACGGTCGCGATGACCTGGCCCTCGGGATCGTCGTCGCAGTCGACGGCCTTGATGCCGGCCCGCCCCTGGTACGTGCCGCCCTTCCAGTCGGCGTCGACGCACTGCCCCGCCGCGAGCGCGTCGCGCAACCCGGCCTGTCTGCCGTACGGATACGCGCTGCGGGTCACCGTCGGCGAAGGGGTCGGGGAGGCCATCGGGGTGGGCGTCGCAGCGGCCTTCGCCCCGACCTCCAGCTGCCGCGCGCCCTCCCCCGCGTCGTGGAACACGGCGGCGCCCAGCGCGAATCCGGCACCGCCCGCCAGTGTCGCGGCGAGCGCGAGCAGCGCGGGCGCGCGGCGGCCGGGGCCACCCCTGAGGCGTCCGGCGGGCGTGGCGGGCGCCTTCGCCGGCGAGGCGGAGTGGGCCGGGCCGGCCGCGGTGTCGGGGACGCCCGCTCCGGACGCGTCAGGGCCGCCCGCCGCCTCGGCGAGGAGGTCACGCGCCCGCTCCGCGTCCCACCGGTCCTGCGGGTCCTTCGCCAGCAGGCCCATGATGACGCGGCCGAGCGGGTCGCTCGCCCGCTGCGGCACGGACGGTTCCGTGGTCAGGACCGCGAGGAGGGCGGCGTCGAGGGTGTCCCGCTCGAAGGGGCCGGTGCCCTCGACCGCGTAGTAGAGGGTGACGCCGAGCGAGAACAGGTCGGAATCCGCGGTCGCCTCGCCGCCTGACAGCCGCTCCGGTGCCACATAGCCCGGGGTGCCGACGACCATGCCGCTCTGGGTGACACGGGTCTCGCGCGGGCGCAGCGAGATGCCGTAGTCCGTCAGGAGGACCCGGCCGTCCTCGGTGCCCGAATGGTCCGGTGCCAGCAGGATGTTGGAGGGCTTCACATCGCGGTGGATGATGCCGAGCCGATGCCCGGCACCGAGTCCGTCGAGAGCGGCCGCCCCGATCCGGGCGGTCTCCTCGCTGGACAGGGGGCCGCGCTCCTTGACCACGGCACGCAGGTCACGGGTACCGGGCAGGTACTCCATCACGATCCACGGGCGGTCGTCGTGCTCCACGACGTCGTAGACCGTGATGACGTTCGGGTGCTCGCGCAACTGGGCCGCCTTCAGCGCCTCGTTGCGGCCCCGGTCGGCGAGGTCGCCGATGGCCGGGTCCGGTTCGGGCGGTACGTCGATCTCCTTGACGGCGACCTGCGCCCGGAGTCTGTCGTCCTCGGCCAGCCAGACGCTCCCGCCGCCCCCGGCACCCAGCCGCTGCCGCAGCCGGTACCGACCGGCGATGACGCGCTCCCGTTCTGTCGCCATCAGCGCTGTACTCCTTTCCCGCGCGTCGGCGCGCCGCAGTCGAGGCTCCGCAGGCCACCGGTCATCGGACCACCAGCAGCTCGAAGGCGGCGCGCACACCGGACTTGGAGGTGGTGACGTACCTGGTCGACGGCGGGGACGTGTCGCCGTCGCCGGTGGAGAAGTAAGAGAACCTCGACGGGCAACTCGTGCCACTGATCTGGATCCTGCGGTCGGTGACCAGCCTGCCGGTGCGTACCTCGTAGACCTTCACCGGAATCTCGACCTTGTGGAAGCTCACATAGGTGACGGCACCGGTGGACTCGTTCTCGTACGGGCAGGTCTCGACGGAGGTGCCGAAGGTGTCCTCACCCATGCACACCACCAGCGCCGCGTCGGAGGCGTCGCCGGCCTTCCAGGCGCCGGGGAGTTGCTTCACGTAGTCGCGCAGCACGCTGTACTCGTCGCCGCCGTAGAACAGCGCGCGGTTGGTGCCCTTGCCCGCGGGCTTGGCGCCGCTGTACTTCGCCGGGTCGGAGCAGTACGCGGGCTGCCCGTCGGCGCTGTCGACGAGCAGTTTGCGGACCGTGTCCAACTCGATGTTCAGCGTGGCCTTCCTGGCCCCCTTGCGGGCCCGGTCGGCGAGGTCGCCGCCGGGGTACCGGTCGAGCAGCTGCTCGTACCGGGTGCGGGCCTCGTCCCAGCTGTCGTCCGCCATGAAGTCGTCGCCGCAGTCGACGAGCGCGGCGGGCGCGGTCCGTTCGGCGGTGGCGGTCGAGCGGTCCAACACGTCCTGGCTGGGCACCCGTTGGCGGAGCCAGTCGGTGACGGCGACGGTGGTGCAGGGGTCCTCGGTGGGCAGGCCGCGGAGGAATCCGTTCAGCGTCGTCTCGACCGTCTTGCCGTGGCCGGGTTCGGCGAGGACCTTCGCGAGGGTGTCGAAGCCCTGCTCCAGTGCCTCGGTGTCCCCGGTCAGCGCGCTGTTCAGTTCGGCCGTGGCCGTCTCCAGCCGCTCGCACACCCGGACCACCTCGTCGCCGTACGCGGTCAGCGGCGCGTCACCGACACGGTCGCCCCACCACACCTCCCCCTGCGCGCTCACCACGCGTGCGCAGTCGCCGTCCTGCCGGGCCTCGGCGACATCGCCCGCGACCCGGTGCGCGTCGTGGCGCAGCAGCCCCGCGGTCAGCAGCACCGTCAGCGTCACGGCGAGCGCGAGCAGCCGTTGCCGTCGCACCGCGACCCTGCGCGTGCCGCGACGGGCCAGGAACCAGCCGTGGGCGATGCCGAGCACCCACCACACGGCCACGGCGATCTCGTACGACGTGCGGGCCTTGGAGACGACCAGCAGGACCAGCACGAGCGTGGTCGTCGCGGCGGTGACCGCGAGCTTGCGCCGCCCCAGCAGCAGATAGCCGATGCCGAGGAGGGAGGCGTTGCCGAGGGCCGCGGCCAGCGGGTCGTGGGGTCGGTCCTGAGGAGGTAGGGGGTGGAACACGGCGAGTTCGTCGGAGGGCGGGCCGTTGGGTTCACCGGAGGGCGGTCCGGTGGGCTCGGGCGGGCCGGTGGGCTCGGGTGCGGCGGGTGTCGGGGTATCCATCCTGGTCTCCCCCTGTGACGGAACGGATCTGGCTGCCTCAGGATGCGGTCCTGTCTGCGGGAGGGGTCCCGGAGCGTGAGGGACGGCCGAGGCGGGCGTGACCTTCCCGGGATCTCCCCAGGACCTCGTCCTACGGCGCGGCTGCCTCGGCCATCCGCAGCACCGCCCGCTTTCCCCGCACGGTGACGGTCAGTTCGTAGCCGCCGATGCTCAGCCCGCCCGGCGAGAACAGCGTGATGGTGCTCCGGGATCCGTCGGTGCGCCGCCATTCGAGCGTCGTCTCATCGCCCTCGATCCTCGTCACGTTCATGACGGGCGTGCCGAAGGCCCGCTCCGGAACCGGGACTTGGGCGCCCTCCCCGACGCTGACCTCGCACTGGCCGTCGCCGCACGCCGACAGCCGGGTTCCGTCAGCCGGGGCGGTCGAGGAGGGAGAGGCGGAAGCGGAAGGGGTGGGAGTGGCCGGGCTCTTGGACGGTCGTGGGCTCGGCGGGGACACCGGCGTGGAGGCCGAGGGCCGGGACGGTGGGTCGGCGGGATCCGCCGTGCCGGACGACGTGGAGCACCCCACGAGCGCGATGAGCGTGCCGACGGTCAGGACTGCGTGACGAACGGTGTGGGCCATGGCGGAAGGATGCGGTCGCGTCGCGGGACCCGTCCCGCGGCGCGACCGTGCTGTGTCAGTCGGCCCTTTCCAGGTACGACGCCAGGTTGGCCAGCGAGGACGTGATCCCGGCCTCGTGGTCCGCCTGGTCGATGCCCGGTGGCACGTCCACCGCGGTGACGGTCACCTCGGTCCCGTCACCGGCGGGCACCAGGTGCCAGGTCATCGTCATGGTGCCCTCGTACGCCGGGTCGTCGGCCTCGAACACCGCCCGCTGCACGACGCGTTCCGCCGGCACCAGGTCGGCGAACTCGACGTCGACGACATCCGTCGCGTCGGACGTCTTGCCGGGACTGTCGGCGGCATCGAGGTATGTGAGGATCATCCGGAATCCGCCGCCGGGACGCGGGTCCCACCGCTCCACCCGACCTCGCATGCCCTCCGGCGGCATCCAGGCCTCAAGGGCCTGCCTGTCGAGGAGGGCGCCGTAGACGGCCGCCGGTGAGGCCGCGATCACTCTGCCGGCGCGGTCGATCCTGTCCATGGGCGGACTCTACAACCGGTCAGGCGACGCCGGTCCGGCACGGCGCTGTGTCCGACGGCGTGGCCCCGCCCCGACCCGATTCGACCTCGGCATGAGGAGGTTGGATACGATCCCCGGGCGGGTCTCTTCCCTGCCGACGACGACGATGTCGTCCTTCTTCCACACAACGCCTGACACCCTCATCGACCTGACGACCGACTTCATCAGAGGGGAAGCCTGTGATCCTCAAGACCTTCGGCTGGTCGTTCGCGGTCACCGCGCTCGGTCTGACGGCGGCGGTGTTCTACGACGGCTGGACCGCGCTCGGGGTCGTGGCCATCCTCGCCATCCTCGAGATCTCGCTGTCCTTCGACAACGCCGTGGTCAACGCCGGAATCCTGAAGAAGATGAACGCCTTCTGGCAGAAGATCTTCCTCACCGTCGGTGTACTGATCGCGGTCTTCGGCATGCGGCTCGTCTTTCCGGTCGTCATCGTCGCCATCAGCGCCAAGATGGGCCCTGTCGAGGCCGTCGACCTCGCCCTGAACAACAAGGACCGCTACCAGCAGCTGGTCACCGACGCCCACCCGTCGATCGCCGCGTTCGGTGGCATGTTCCTGCTGATGATCTTCCTCGACTTCATCTTCGAGGACCGGGACATCAAGTGGCTAGGCTGGCTGGAGCGGCCGCTCGCCAAACTCGGCAAGATCGACATGCTGTCGGTGTGCATCGCCCTGATCGTCCTGCTGGCCACCGCGTTCACCTTCGCCACCCACGCCCACCAGCACGGCGGCACCCATGTCGACAAGGCGGAGACGGTCCTGATCTCCGGTGTCGCGGGCCTGGTCACCTACTTGGTCGTCGGCGGTCTCTCCAGCTTCTTCGAGAACAGGCTCGACGAAGAGGAGGAGGCCGAGCGCACCGGCAAGGAGCAGTCCGCCGTCCTGCTGGCGGGCCGGGCGGCGTTCTTCATGTTCCTCTACCTGGAAGTCCTGGACGCGTCCTTCTCGTTCGACGGCGTGATCGGCGCCTTCGCCATCACCAACGACATCGTGCTGATGGCGCTGGGCCTGGGCACGGGCGCGATGTACGTCCGGTCGCTCACCGTCTACCTGGTCCGCCAGGGCACCCTCGACGACTATGTCTACCTGGAGCACGGCGCCCACTACGCGATCGGCGCCCTCGCGGTGATCCTCATGGTGACCATCCAGTACCAGATCAACGAGATCATCACCGGCCTCCTCGGTGTCGTCCTGATCACCTGGTCCTTCATCTCGTCCGTGCGACGCAACCGGGCTCTCGCGGCGGCGGAGGAACGGCCGCTGGAGCGCCTCTCCTCGTGACCGGAAGCCGCGGCGCGGCTCCGGTTCACCTGCTGCTCGCGGTGGCGGCGATGGCCGGCAGGACGGCGAGCGCGAGGATGCCGCCGGTGAGGGCGAGGAGGGGGTAGCCCGCGGCGGAGACGACGAGGCCGGAGGCGAGGCCGCCAGTGGCTCCGGCGATGGCGATGGAGACATCGACCATGCCCTGGGTCCTGGCCCGGGTGGCCAGCGGCACGGCGTCGGTGATCATCGCGGTGCCGGAGACGAGGCCGAGGTTCCAGCCCAGCCCCAGCAGGGCGAGCGCGACGGCGAGCAGGGCGACGGAGTCCGCGGGCGCCACGGCGGCGGTGATGCCGGCGCCGAGGAGGGTGAGACCGGAGGCGGCGGCGATGAGCGTAGGGCCATATCGGTCGACGAGCCAGCCGGTCAGCGGGGACGGCAGATACATGGCACCGACGTGAATGGCGATGACGAGGCCGGAAGCCGCGGTGCCGTGGCCGTGGTCGTGCATGTGGACGGGCGTCATCGTCATGACCGCGACCATGACGAGCTGGGTGAGGATCATCGTCAGCGCACCCGGCATCAGCCCCGGCCCGCGGGTCGTCACCTCGGTGGCCTCCGTCCGCTGCCGGAGGTCGAGACTGCGGGCGAGCAGCAGCGGGTCGGGGCGCAGCCAGACGGCGAGGACGAGGGCGGCCAGGGCGTAGGCGGTGCCGGAGAGCAGGAACGGCCCCGCCAGGGTGGGGATGCCGAGGGAGTCGGCGAGGCGTCCGGTGGGTGCGGCGAGGTTGGGGCCGACGACCCCGCCGAGGGTGGTGGCGACCAGGACGGTGGAGACCGCACGGGCCCGGTGGGCAGGGGCGGCGAGGTCGGCTCCGGCGTACCGCGCCTGGAGGTTGGTGGCCGTGCCCGCGCCGTAGACGAACAGGGCGATGAACAGCAGTACGGCGCTGTCGGCGACGGCCGCGGCGATGACACCCGCGCTGCCCACGGCACCGGTCAGGTACCCCGCCGCCAGGCCCGGTCGGCGGCCCCGGGCCTGGGAGATGCGGCCGATGGCGACCGCGGCGAGCGCCGAACCGGCGGTGAACAGGGCACTGGGCAGCCCGGCGAGGTCCGTGGAGCCCAGCATGTCCTGCGCGAGCAGCGCTCCGACGGTGATACCGGCCGCGAGCCCCGCCCCGCTCAGAACCTGGCCGCTCACCAGCACGGTGAGAACACGCCGCTGTGCCTCGGGCCGCGGGGACGAACCGGCGGTGGTGTCCGGGGCGGTGTCTGTCACTGGCGGGTTTCTCCCCACGGCTTCAGGACGTCTGTGACGCGACAGCCGCCGATACGGCACAGGCACTCGCTGCCGGGATCGGACGGGAGCGCGTGGCCAAGGTCGCTCGTCCGTGACGCCCTCGTCAACCCGGTCGGCGTCCGTCACTACGCTCGGCCGACCGAACGAGCCGAGCGCCCTTCCTGCACGTGGCCGACAGTAACGCCGCCGCTGTCGCGCTCCACGAACGGCTCGGCTTCAGAGGAGTAGAGCGCGTCGAGCGGCCCCGGCGCTCCCTCTCACCGCACGAGGCAGGGGCGTTTGGGGTCGAAGGTCCAGTCCTCGATCAGGTAGCGCATGCCTACGGCATCGTCCCGGCCCGATACGGCGATCTCCTGGTGGAGTTCGGCGGCGGCGTGGAGCCGGTCGAGGTCGAGGCGGATGCCGAGGCCGGGGGTGTCCGGTACCGCGACCTGTCCGCCGCTGATGCGTGGAGGGTCCACGGTGAGCCGTTCCAGGCCTTCCTGCCAGATCCAGTGGGTGTCGAGGGCGTTGTACTCGCCCGGGGCGGCGGCGCCGCAGTGGGCCATCATCGCCAGGGAGATGTCGAAGTGGTTGTTGGAGTGGCATCCCCAGGTCAGGCCGGTCGCGTTGCAGAGCTGGGCGACGCGGACCGAGCCCTGCATGGTCCAGAAGTGCGGGTCGGCGAGCGGGATGGACACCGACTGGAGGGCCAGGGCGTGGGTCAGCTGCCGCCAGTCCGTGGCGATCATGTTGGTGGCGGTGGGCAGCCCGGTGGCCCGGCGGAACTCGGCGAGG
Proteins encoded in this region:
- a CDS encoding SRPBCC family protein is translated as MDRIDRAGRVIAASPAAVYGALLDRQALEAWMPPEGMRGRVERWDPRPGGGFRMILTYLDAADSPGKTSDATDVVDVEFADLVPAERVVQRAVFEADDPAYEGTMTMTWHLVPAGDGTEVTVTAVDVPPGIDQADHEAGITSSLANLASYLERAD
- a CDS encoding DeoR/GlpR family DNA-binding transcription regulator, with translation MLAEQRHQLIMRELRSGGTVTVTELAGRLGASAATVRRDLLKLEEDGLLTRVHGGAVVEDERAPFTEAAEAGLPEKDAIAARAATMIEDGQSVILDSGTTVHRLAPRLRGRHLTVITNNLAVYEELVRDDTVELMLLGGMVLRDSRSLDGFMTEDALRHVHADWLFMGACGIRPGGQVMDTTVAEVPARRAMIAASDKAVLLADHSKFPGTGMVKICGPEDLHAVVTDTSSDDMTCTALREAGVSVLRAAPSASDG
- a CDS encoding DUF475 domain-containing protein, which codes for MILKTFGWSFAVTALGLTAAVFYDGWTALGVVAILAILEISLSFDNAVVNAGILKKMNAFWQKIFLTVGVLIAVFGMRLVFPVVIVAISAKMGPVEAVDLALNNKDRYQQLVTDAHPSIAAFGGMFLLMIFLDFIFEDRDIKWLGWLERPLAKLGKIDMLSVCIALIVLLATAFTFATHAHQHGGTHVDKAETVLISGVAGLVTYLVVGGLSSFFENRLDEEEEAERTGKEQSAVLLAGRAAFFMFLYLEVLDASFSFDGVIGAFAITNDIVLMALGLGTGAMYVRSLTVYLVRQGTLDDYVYLEHGAHYAIGALAVILMVTIQYQINEIITGLLGVVLITWSFISSVRRNRALAAAEERPLERLSS
- a CDS encoding serine/threonine-protein kinase encodes the protein MATERERVIAGRYRLRQRLGAGGGGSVWLAEDDRLRAQVAVKEIDVPPEPDPAIGDLADRGRNEALKAAQLREHPNVITVYDVVEHDDRPWIVMEYLPGTRDLRAVVKERGPLSSEETARIGAAALDGLGAGHRLGIIHRDVKPSNILLAPDHSGTEDGRVLLTDYGISLRPRETRVTQSGMVVGTPGYVAPERLSGGEATADSDLFSLGVTLYYAVEGTGPFERDTLDAALLAVLTTEPSVPQRASDPLGRVIMGLLAKDPQDRWDAERARDLLAEAAGGPDASGAGVPDTAAGPAHSASPAKAPATPAGRLRGGPGRRAPALLALAATLAGGAGFALGAAVFHDAGEGARQLEVGAKAAATPTPMASPTPSPTVTRSAYPYGRQAGLRDALAAGQCVDADWKGGTYQGRAGIKAVDCDDDPEGQVIATVAQSVVTAADVEAVRGECTRRTAELRASMPDPVLYVLTPETGQGEPPDSACLLFLKNATLGGPIGDFRKFGDEVFITQLGAGDCINSVEDDEGSSTETLVSCDRPHDEQVVGWTWASGEGSSDSVDTGSLCEEKYGVNWARGQGHEMWGWTSSDEWDDGFRHVMCSVARDDEKKLPGGVLKPAY
- a CDS encoding MFS transporter; protein product: MTDTAPDTTAGSSPRPEAQRRVLTVLVSGQVLSGAGLAAGITVGALLAQDMLGSTDLAGLPSALFTAGSALAAVAIGRISQARGRRPGLAAGYLTGAVGSAGVIAAAVADSAVLLFIALFVYGAGTATNLQARYAGADLAAPAHRARAVSTVLVATTLGGVVGPNLAAPTGRLADSLGIPTLAGPFLLSGTAYALAALVLAVWLRPDPLLLARSLDLRQRTEATEVTTRGPGLMPGALTMILTQLVMVAVMTMTPVHMHDHGHGTAASGLVIAIHVGAMYLPSPLTGWLVDRYGPTLIAAASGLTLLGAGITAAVAPADSVALLAVALALLGLGWNLGLVSGTAMITDAVPLATRARTQGMVDVSIAIAGATGGLASGLVVSAAGYPLLALTGGILALAVLPAIAATASSR
- a CDS encoding tetratricopeptide repeat protein; the encoded protein is MDTPTPAAPEPTGPPEPTGPPSGEPNGPPSDELAVFHPLPPQDRPHDPLAAALGNASLLGIGYLLLGRRKLAVTAATTTLVLVLLVVSKARTSYEIAVAVWWVLGIAHGWFLARRGTRRVAVRRQRLLALAVTLTVLLTAGLLRHDAHRVAGDVAEARQDGDCARVVSAQGEVWWGDRVGDAPLTAYGDEVVRVCERLETATAELNSALTGDTEALEQGFDTLAKVLAEPGHGKTVETTLNGFLRGLPTEDPCTTVAVTDWLRQRVPSQDVLDRSTATAERTAPAALVDCGDDFMADDSWDEARTRYEQLLDRYPGGDLADRARKGARKATLNIELDTVRKLLVDSADGQPAYCSDPAKYSGAKPAGKGTNRALFYGGDEYSVLRDYVKQLPGAWKAGDASDAALVVCMGEDTFGTSVETCPYENESTGAVTYVSFHKVEIPVKVYEVRTGRLVTDRRIQISGTSCPSRFSYFSTGDGDTSPPSTRYVTTSKSGVRAAFELLVVR